Proteins found in one Tsukamurella paurometabola DSM 20162 genomic segment:
- a CDS encoding NADH oxidase: MTESLLSESLVLPCGQALSNRIAKAAMSEQLAKRDGTASDELRRLYAVWASGGAGLLLSGNIMIDRDALTEPGNVILDDARGLDQIRAWTGATNGTEAKIWAQINHPGKVAVSPFNRRPIAPSARRSTVPGYNIRKPRELSSSEIGRMIAKYARTAELAVAGGFDGVQVHAAHGYLLSQFLSPLSNQRNDEWGGDETRRMRALLETVAAVRAAVGTGIPVSVKLNSTDFLRGGFDSDQALTVALALGEAGIDLLEISGGGYEQPAMTGVAAGQETGADGRGYFFEFAQRIRAASTVPIMLTGGLRNPVAMEEILAGGVVDVIGVGRPLTFLPDYPRQLLNGRAPALPKSAPRVGYRPADGYLELAWHNNQLHRIAAGNTPQRRPGIRTLAQSLSRITVAAGKQMSIPR; this comes from the coding sequence ATGACCGAATCCCTCCTGTCCGAATCCCTGGTGCTGCCCTGCGGGCAGGCCCTCTCCAATCGCATCGCCAAGGCCGCCATGAGCGAACAGCTGGCCAAGCGCGATGGCACCGCGAGCGACGAACTCCGCCGCCTGTACGCGGTCTGGGCCAGCGGCGGCGCCGGCCTGCTGCTCTCGGGGAACATCATGATCGACCGGGATGCGCTCACCGAGCCCGGCAACGTGATCCTCGACGACGCCCGCGGCCTGGACCAGATCCGTGCCTGGACGGGGGCCACCAACGGCACCGAGGCCAAGATCTGGGCCCAGATCAACCACCCCGGGAAGGTCGCGGTCTCGCCTTTCAACCGGCGGCCCATCGCACCGTCGGCGCGACGCAGTACGGTGCCCGGATACAACATCCGCAAGCCCCGCGAGCTCTCCTCGAGCGAGATCGGCCGCATGATCGCCAAGTACGCCCGGACCGCCGAACTGGCCGTCGCGGGCGGCTTCGACGGCGTGCAGGTGCACGCCGCCCACGGCTATCTGCTCTCCCAGTTCCTTTCGCCGCTATCGAACCAGCGCAACGACGAGTGGGGCGGAGACGAGACCCGACGCATGCGGGCACTCCTGGAGACCGTCGCCGCGGTGCGCGCCGCCGTCGGCACCGGCATCCCCGTCTCGGTGAAGCTGAACTCGACCGACTTCCTGCGCGGCGGATTCGACTCCGATCAGGCGCTCACCGTGGCACTCGCGCTGGGGGAGGCCGGGATCGATCTGCTGGAGATCAGCGGCGGCGGCTACGAGCAGCCCGCCATGACGGGGGTCGCAGCCGGCCAGGAGACGGGGGCCGACGGACGCGGCTACTTCTTCGAGTTCGCGCAGCGGATCCGCGCCGCATCGACGGTCCCGATCATGCTGACCGGCGGCCTGCGCAATCCCGTCGCCATGGAAGAGATCCTCGCCGGGGGCGTAGTCGACGTGATCGGAGTGGGTCGCCCCCTGACCTTCCTGCCCGACTATCCGCGGCAGCTACTCAACGGCCGGGCGCCTGCCCTCCCCAAGAGTGCTCCGCGGGTGGGATACCGACCCGCGGATGGATACCTCGAACTCGCCTGGCACAACAACCAGCTGCATAGGATCGCGGCCGGTAATACACCGCAGCGGCGACCCGGTATCCGCACGCTCGCCCAGTCGCTCTCGCGCATCACTGTGGCCGCCGGCAAGCAGATGTCGATTCCGCGGTAG
- a CDS encoding acetoacetate decarboxylase family protein: protein MFVHIKTIGGRTGIHCPWMILDDDVALILGRELLGYPKKLGEIEWNLDDPFISATASRRGTDLITMSGRLGAVIETAPPILGRPHRNVTGTLGAALPRIVGFTPGEHPIEAREVQLDDFRIGGTDRDPIDRMGLGPVVEARLHRVNLSAGIPPVPLRPLTPLFSLTRLRPRVL, encoded by the coding sequence ATCTTCGTACATATCAAGACGATCGGCGGGCGCACCGGTATCCACTGCCCGTGGATGATCCTCGACGACGATGTGGCCCTGATTCTGGGTCGCGAGCTGTTGGGCTATCCGAAGAAGCTCGGCGAGATCGAGTGGAACCTCGACGATCCCTTCATCTCCGCTACGGCGTCGCGCCGCGGCACCGACCTGATCACCATGAGCGGCCGACTCGGCGCGGTGATCGAGACCGCTCCCCCGATCCTGGGGCGCCCGCACCGCAACGTCACCGGAACCCTCGGTGCCGCGCTTCCCCGGATCGTCGGATTCACCCCTGGCGAGCACCCGATCGAGGCCCGGGAGGTCCAGCTCGACGACTTCCGGATCGGCGGCACCGACCGCGATCCCATCGACCGGATGGGGTTGGGCCCCGTCGTCGAGGCCCGCCTGCACCGGGTGAATCTGTCGGCCGGCATCCCACCGGTTCCGCTGCGCCCCTTGACTCCCCTGTTCTCCCTGACCCGCCTGCGACCGAGAGTGCTGTGA
- a CDS encoding SDR family NAD(P)-dependent oxidoreductase, translating to MSLPNPTPDSRIVVTGASSGIGEALAESFARRGHSLILVARREDRLRTLAERLAARYVVQADVEPCDLADAAQRTELIRRLGKVDISGLCLNAGFATYGSILELDADREREQVEVNVVAVHDILVGLLPALVARGSGVVLITGSTAGNQPSPNNATYAASKAFANTLSESLHGELAGSGVTCTLLAPGPVRTEFAEVSNLGAIEQHLPGFAWVSAAAAAEAAVRGATAGRRRVVPGATAKLQDFGGKYTPRTILNPILRKAYGDFR from the coding sequence ATGAGCCTTCCCAACCCCACACCGGATTCCCGGATCGTCGTCACCGGCGCCTCGAGCGGAATCGGCGAGGCACTCGCCGAATCCTTCGCCCGCCGCGGACATTCGCTGATCCTCGTCGCCCGGCGCGAGGACCGACTGCGCACTCTCGCCGAGCGTCTAGCCGCCCGCTACGTGGTGCAGGCCGACGTCGAGCCCTGCGACCTGGCGGACGCGGCACAGCGCACCGAGCTGATCCGCCGCCTGGGCAAGGTCGACATCAGCGGGCTCTGCCTCAACGCCGGCTTCGCCACCTACGGCAGTATCCTCGAGTTGGACGCCGACCGGGAGCGTGAGCAAGTCGAAGTGAACGTGGTCGCGGTGCACGACATCCTCGTCGGCCTACTGCCCGCCCTGGTCGCGCGCGGCTCGGGCGTGGTCCTGATCACCGGCTCGACCGCCGGCAATCAGCCCAGCCCGAACAACGCCACGTATGCGGCCAGCAAGGCGTTCGCGAACACCCTCTCCGAGTCGCTGCACGGCGAGCTCGCGGGGAGCGGCGTCACCTGCACGCTGCTCGCCCCCGGCCCGGTGCGCACCGAGTTCGCGGAGGTCTCGAATCTCGGCGCCATCGAACAGCACCTGCCCGGATTCGCCTGGGTCAGCGCCGCAGCCGCGGCAGAGGCCGCCGTGCGCGGCGCCACCGCGGGACGCCGCCGGGTGGTTCCGGGCGCGACCGCGAAGCTGCAGGACTTCGGTGGCAAGTACACACCGCGCACCATTCTCAACCCGATCCTCCGCAAGGCGTACGGAGACTTCCGATGA
- a CDS encoding flavin-containing monooxygenase produces the protein MDNRRDRVCVIGAGYVGNGVAGALKRAGVPYDQIEATDRIGGNWSHGVYDSTHLISSKSSTQYVEFPMPADYPTFPSRAQMLAYLQSYVDHYGLTEHIEFDTEVVDVRPVDANGMAGWFVRLASGEERRYRAVVVANGHYWERNLPQYPGEFTGTQLHSKDYKQPADFAEGGRVLVVGAGNSASDIAVEASATFGSADISMRRGYWFIPKAMFGIPVSELDRVWWPMPLQRAGFKVMLRLSYGDYKRYGLKRPDHKLFTRDVTVNTSLMYALQHGKVRPRPEIERFDGATVHFTDGTSADYDTVVWATGFHTRFPMLDESMFVWENGDPLLIEHVLAPRFANIYLMGLVAPRSGAGRIISHGSAFLAEAIPAQAHFAEPLSDVVARWIPAHSSMLAGSAEILGRIRLLRQALRLLVAASVLRPRTPGLRTSAPPATAPVDSTPKESIPS, from the coding sequence GTGGACAATCGACGTGATCGCGTCTGCGTGATCGGAGCCGGCTACGTCGGCAACGGTGTCGCGGGTGCCCTGAAGCGGGCCGGGGTGCCCTACGACCAGATCGAGGCCACTGACCGGATCGGCGGGAACTGGTCGCACGGCGTCTACGACTCGACGCACCTGATCAGCTCGAAGTCGTCGACCCAGTACGTCGAGTTCCCCATGCCCGCCGACTACCCGACCTTCCCCAGCCGGGCCCAGATGCTGGCCTACCTGCAGTCCTACGTCGACCACTACGGACTCACAGAGCACATCGAATTCGACACCGAGGTCGTCGATGTCCGGCCGGTCGACGCGAACGGCATGGCGGGCTGGTTCGTCCGCCTCGCCTCCGGCGAGGAGCGGCGCTACCGCGCCGTGGTGGTGGCCAACGGCCACTACTGGGAGCGCAACCTGCCGCAGTACCCCGGCGAGTTCACCGGCACACAGCTGCACTCGAAGGACTACAAGCAGCCCGCCGACTTCGCCGAGGGCGGCCGAGTGCTCGTGGTGGGCGCGGGCAACTCGGCCAGTGACATCGCCGTGGAGGCCTCGGCGACCTTCGGCTCGGCCGATATCTCCATGCGCCGCGGTTACTGGTTCATCCCCAAGGCCATGTTCGGCATCCCGGTCTCCGAACTCGACCGCGTGTGGTGGCCGATGCCCCTGCAGCGGGCGGGATTCAAGGTCATGCTGCGCCTGAGCTACGGCGACTACAAGCGGTACGGCCTCAAACGGCCCGACCACAAGCTGTTCACCCGCGACGTCACCGTCAACACCTCACTGATGTACGCGCTCCAGCACGGCAAGGTCAGGCCGCGACCCGAAATCGAGCGGTTCGACGGTGCCACCGTGCATTTCACCGACGGCACCTCAGCGGACTACGACACCGTGGTGTGGGCCACCGGATTCCACACCCGGTTCCCCATGCTCGACGAGTCGATGTTCGTCTGGGAGAACGGCGACCCCCTCCTGATCGAGCACGTGCTCGCGCCCCGGTTCGCCAACATCTACCTCATGGGACTTGTCGCCCCGCGTTCCGGGGCGGGCCGGATCATCTCGCACGGCTCGGCGTTTCTCGCCGAGGCGATCCCGGCGCAGGCGCACTTCGCCGAGCCGCTCTCCGATGTCGTCGCCCGCTGGATTCCGGCGCACTCATCGATGCTCGCCGGCTCCGCGGAGATCCTCGGCCGCATCCGACTACTACGCCAGGCGCTTCGGCTGCTGGTAGCCGCATCAGTGCTCCGCCCGCGGACCCCCGGCCTTCGCACCTCCGCACCCCCGGCCACCGCTCCGGTCGATTCCACCCCCAAGGAGAGCATCCCGTCATGA
- a CDS encoding TetR/AcrR family transcriptional regulator, whose translation MTPADRREQLLDAVLRVVVERGVHKVSIESVAEAAGVTRPVVYKHFDDSAALLRASLAREEGRALAQCYAAGARAKEQVVEPDFVVALYANLLEMFEASPDLWSAILQLVDSATPEFRRTVERGRDQAAAMVADVVTANTDTGVGGGDPELYARMIVALVIESGRLLLARPDVFPRERLVLGAREMLARLR comes from the coding sequence ATGACGCCCGCGGACCGCCGGGAACAGCTCCTCGATGCGGTACTGCGGGTGGTGGTCGAACGCGGTGTGCACAAGGTCTCGATCGAGTCGGTGGCCGAGGCGGCCGGTGTAACTCGGCCGGTGGTGTACAAACACTTCGACGATTCTGCGGCGTTGTTGCGGGCGTCGTTGGCGCGTGAGGAGGGGCGGGCACTCGCGCAGTGCTATGCAGCGGGAGCGCGGGCGAAGGAACAGGTGGTTGAGCCGGATTTCGTCGTGGCGCTGTACGCAAATCTGTTGGAGATGTTCGAGGCCTCGCCTGATCTGTGGAGTGCGATTCTGCAGTTGGTCGATAGCGCCACGCCGGAGTTTCGCAGGACTGTGGAGCGTGGGCGTGACCAGGCCGCTGCAATGGTCGCCGATGTGGTGACGGCGAACACCGACACCGGTGTGGGCGGTGGCGATCCCGAGTTGTACGCCCGGATGATCGTCGCGCTGGTGATCGAGTCGGGCAGGCTGTTGCTGGCCCGGCCGGACGTGTTCCCCCGCGAACGCCTCGTTCTGGGTGCACGCGAGATGCTCGCCCGGCTCCGGTAG
- a CDS encoding HdeD family acid-resistance protein — MTTKSLLREDIETKTKQAWWSLLALGALSILFGVVVLVWPGPTTLVAGIMFGIFLIVGGIVQVVAGIIGDTENRWLSVISGALSLVLGAFCFRDDIANSVAVLGIFIGIGWIFGGVWQITAGIAGKHLPNRTWTVIAGILTLIGGFVLIASPWDSMIILMVVTGIFAIAIGIVEIIGAFRLRSTAKQVGQGVDDVTGAVSQKVDAVTGRVQDAKDRVRGTEGDQPTAE; from the coding sequence ATGACTACCAAATCGTTGCTTCGCGAAGATATTGAAACCAAGACCAAACAAGCCTGGTGGTCGCTTCTCGCCCTCGGCGCACTGTCGATCTTGTTCGGCGTGGTCGTCCTGGTGTGGCCCGGCCCGACCACTCTGGTCGCCGGGATCATGTTCGGCATCTTCTTGATCGTCGGCGGCATCGTCCAGGTGGTCGCCGGCATCATCGGCGACACCGAGAACCGCTGGCTGTCCGTGATCAGCGGCGCGTTGTCGCTCGTGCTCGGCGCGTTCTGCTTCCGCGACGACATCGCCAACTCGGTCGCCGTACTCGGCATCTTCATCGGCATCGGCTGGATCTTCGGCGGGGTCTGGCAGATCACCGCCGGGATCGCGGGCAAGCACCTGCCCAACCGCACCTGGACCGTCATCGCCGGCATCCTGACCCTGATCGGCGGATTCGTTCTGATCGCCAGCCCGTGGGACAGCATGATCATCCTCATGGTGGTCACCGGCATCTTCGCAATCGCCATCGGCATCGTCGAGATCATCGGCGCGTTCCGCCTGCGCAGCACGGCCAAGCAGGTCGGACAGGGAGTCGACGATGTGACCGGCGCGGTTTCGCAGAAGGTCGATGCGGTCACCGGCCGCGTCCAGGACGCGAAGGACCGGGTCCGCGGCACCGAAGGCGACCAGCCCACCGCCGAGTAA
- a CDS encoding antibiotic biosynthesis monooxygenase family protein, with protein sequence MSVVKINAIHVPEAAGPELEKRFAARAHAVENSPGFLGFQLLRPVKGDDRYFVVTHWESEDAFTAWREGPAREAHAGRHDPNGGEERKPVSTGADLLEFDVVLDFPAKSAP encoded by the coding sequence ATGTCGGTAGTGAAGATCAACGCCATCCACGTGCCCGAGGCCGCGGGACCCGAGCTCGAGAAGCGATTCGCGGCCCGCGCGCACGCGGTCGAGAACTCGCCGGGATTCCTCGGCTTCCAGCTGTTGCGCCCGGTCAAGGGCGACGATCGCTACTTCGTCGTGACGCACTGGGAGTCCGAGGACGCCTTCACCGCATGGCGCGAGGGCCCCGCGCGCGAGGCGCATGCCGGCCGGCACGACCCGAACGGCGGCGAAGAGCGCAAACCGGTCTCCACCGGAGCCGATCTGCTGGAGTTCGACGTGGTGCTGGACTTCCCCGCCAAGTCCGCACCGTAA
- a CDS encoding alpha/beta fold hydrolase: MFVDECVGLRDWGGHGDGRPIVLLHGLMGRGRTWRRQIPWLRRYGRVFTFDAEFHRGTGLPVPGGDVSTERFVADVAEILTVLDQGPAVLVGHSMGGLHAWCTAAEYPELVDALVVEDMSPEFTGQSTDTWAPWFASWPDRFATQGQCEELFGAVAGRYFYEAFDDGVLHGDLETFRAIADHWGLRDHWDQWRAVAVPTLLIEAEFSVVPSGVGDRMVRDYAGPDLRYVRFDGAGHLAHDDAPDRYRGAVEAFLSGLD, translated from the coding sequence GTGTTCGTGGATGAGTGTGTGGGCCTGCGGGATTGGGGCGGTCATGGAGACGGTCGGCCGATCGTGCTCCTGCATGGCCTGATGGGCCGGGGGCGTACCTGGCGCAGGCAGATCCCGTGGCTGCGCCGGTACGGCCGGGTGTTCACCTTCGATGCGGAGTTCCACCGCGGCACGGGACTCCCGGTGCCCGGCGGTGACGTCTCCACCGAGCGCTTCGTCGCCGATGTGGCGGAGATCCTTACGGTGCTGGACCAGGGCCCGGCTGTTCTGGTCGGCCACTCGATGGGCGGGTTGCACGCCTGGTGCACCGCCGCCGAGTATCCCGAACTCGTCGATGCGCTGGTCGTCGAGGACATGTCGCCCGAGTTCACCGGGCAGTCCACGGACACCTGGGCCCCGTGGTTCGCCAGCTGGCCGGATCGCTTCGCGACGCAGGGGCAGTGCGAGGAGCTCTTCGGCGCGGTCGCAGGGCGCTACTTCTACGAGGCCTTCGATGACGGAGTGCTGCACGGCGACCTCGAGACCTTCCGCGCCATCGCCGATCACTGGGGGCTGCGCGATCACTGGGACCAATGGCGCGCGGTAGCGGTGCCGACCCTGTTGATCGAGGCGGAGTTCTCCGTCGTTCCCTCCGGAGTGGGGGACCGGATGGTGCGCGACTACGCCGGGCCCGACCTGCGGTACGTGCGGTTCGACGGTGCCGGTCACCTCGCCCACGACGATGCCCCGGACCGCTACCGCGGCGCCGTCGAGGCCTTCCTCTCCGGCCTGGACTAG
- a CDS encoding Fpg/Nei family DNA glycosylase, translating into MPEGDTLHNLAARLRPVLAGRVLTGCDLRVPRYATVDLTGRTVDDVSARGKHLLIAAGDLTLHSHLKMEGQWHVYRPGERWRRPGHTARAVLAVDGAQVVGFSLGFLEVLRTAAVDDALAHLGPDPLGPQWDPERAAENLAATPARPVGLALLDQRNLAGIGNVYRNELCFVRGVHPAMEVAACGDLRGWVDDAARLLRANAGRSVRVTTGVDRNGLRAFVYDRARRPCLRCGTAISAGSLGADGEAERTIWWCPRCQDAN; encoded by the coding sequence GTGCCCGAAGGCGACACCCTGCACAACCTGGCCGCGCGCCTGCGGCCGGTGCTCGCGGGGCGCGTGCTCACGGGCTGCGACCTGCGGGTGCCTCGGTACGCCACCGTCGATCTGACCGGCCGCACCGTCGACGATGTCAGCGCCCGCGGCAAGCACCTGCTGATCGCCGCCGGCGATCTGACGCTGCACAGTCATCTGAAGATGGAGGGGCAGTGGCATGTGTACCGGCCCGGGGAGCGGTGGCGCAGGCCCGGGCACACCGCCCGTGCGGTGCTCGCCGTGGACGGCGCGCAGGTGGTCGGTTTCTCGCTCGGCTTTCTGGAGGTCCTCCGCACCGCGGCGGTCGACGATGCTCTCGCGCACCTCGGGCCCGATCCGCTTGGACCGCAATGGGATCCGGAGCGTGCCGCGGAGAACCTCGCGGCCACACCGGCGCGCCCCGTCGGCCTTGCGCTGCTGGACCAGCGGAACCTGGCCGGGATCGGCAACGTGTACCGCAACGAACTGTGCTTCGTGCGTGGAGTGCATCCCGCGATGGAGGTCGCGGCGTGCGGTGACCTCCGGGGCTGGGTCGACGATGCCGCGCGTCTGCTGCGAGCGAATGCCGGACGGTCGGTGCGGGTGACCACGGGCGTCGACCGGAACGGTCTGCGGGCCTTCGTCTACGACCGCGCCCGGCGCCCCTGCCTGCGGTGCGGGACCGCCATCAGCGCAGGTTCGCTGGGTGCGGACGGGGAGGCCGAGCGGACCATCTGGTGGTGTCCACGCTGCCAGGACGCCAACTAA